One part of the Bacteroidia bacterium genome encodes these proteins:
- the mnmA gene encoding tRNA 2-thiouridine(34) synthase MnmA: protein MSKGKVLVAMSGGIDSSVAALLLHEQGYEVVGITMKTWDYAASGGTKKETGCCSLDSINDARQLAVDHGFPHLILDIRNEFGDYIIDNFVQEYMAGRTPNPCVLCNTHIKWEALLKRADQLKCDFIATGHYAQVRKENGRYVVSKGIDTKKDQSYVLWGLTQESLRRTIFPLGHMQKSEIRRIAEQRGYGELAKKPESYEICFIPDNDYRSFLKRKVSGLDKKLEGGNFVLSDGTIAGKHKGYPFYTIGQRKGLDIALGEPVFVTHIDAQTNTVYLGRQEDLQKQEMKVGKINLIKYSELPREFQGITRIRYKDPGTLATITQEGQELKVLFHAPVSAIAPGQSAVIYEGNDLVGGGIIE, encoded by the coding sequence AGGAAAAGTACTTGTTGCTATGAGCGGAGGAATAGACTCTTCCGTTGCCGCCCTTTTGTTGCATGAGCAGGGATATGAAGTGGTGGGAATAACCATGAAAACATGGGACTATGCCGCATCCGGGGGAACAAAAAAGGAAACGGGATGCTGTTCCCTTGACTCCATCAACGACGCACGTCAGCTGGCAGTTGATCATGGTTTTCCGCATCTGATATTGGATATCCGTAACGAATTCGGGGATTATATCATTGACAATTTTGTTCAGGAGTACATGGCAGGACGTACACCCAATCCCTGTGTGTTGTGCAATACGCATATTAAATGGGAGGCACTGCTGAAACGGGCGGATCAGCTGAAGTGTGATTTTATTGCTACCGGCCATTATGCACAGGTGCGGAAGGAAAACGGCAGGTATGTGGTGTCAAAGGGAATTGACACGAAAAAGGATCAGTCCTATGTGCTGTGGGGACTCACCCAGGAGAGCCTGAGGCGAACGATATTTCCTCTGGGGCACATGCAAAAATCCGAGATTCGCAGAATCGCCGAGCAAAGAGGATACGGCGAGCTGGCTAAAAAGCCGGAAAGTTATGAGATCTGTTTTATCCCGGATAATGATTACAGGAGTTTTCTAAAAAGAAAAGTGAGCGGATTGGACAAGAAGTTGGAAGGAGGTAATTTTGTACTGTCCGATGGCACCATAGCCGGCAAGCACAAGGGCTATCCTTTTTATACCATTGGTCAGCGCAAAGGACTGGATATCGCGTTGGGGGAGCCGGTATTCGTTACTCATATTGATGCGCAGACTAACACGGTGTATTTGGGTCGTCAGGAGGATCTTCAAAAGCAGGAGATGAAAGTGGGTAAGATCAATCTTATCAAATATTCGGAATTACCCCGGGAATTTCAGGGCATTACCCGCATCCGCTATAAAGATCCCGGCACTTTAGCCACGATTACACAAGAAGGGCAGGAATTGAAGGTACTTTTTCACGCACCCGTGTCGGCTATTGCGCCGGGGCAGAGTGCTGTTATTTACGAGGGCAACGACCTTGTGGGAGGGGGAATTATTGAGTGA